The Candidatus Pantoea soli genome window below encodes:
- the phnN gene encoding ribose 1,5-bisphosphokinase yields MARLIWLTGASGAGKDSLLDALREAPPARLVIAHRYITRPADAGGENHIALSEAEFRRRAALGLFAISWQAHGRYYGLGEEIDHWLARGLNVLVNGSRLHLPQVQQRYGPRLLPLVLQVSPAVLEARLRLRGRESEAEIRQRLARAAEPLPARCYALNNDGALIDTLGQLRQLLEHPPCN; encoded by the coding sequence ATGGCGCGCCTTATCTGGCTGACCGGCGCCTCCGGTGCCGGTAAAGACAGCCTGCTGGATGCGCTGCGTGAAGCGCCGCCCGCCCGTCTGGTGATCGCCCATCGCTACATCACGCGCCCGGCCGATGCCGGGGGCGAAAATCACATCGCGCTGAGCGAAGCCGAATTCCGCCGGCGGGCGGCGCTCGGGCTGTTTGCCATCAGCTGGCAGGCGCACGGGCGGTATTACGGCCTTGGTGAGGAGATCGACCACTGGCTGGCGCGCGGGTTAAACGTGCTGGTTAACGGTTCCCGTCTGCACCTGCCGCAGGTGCAGCAGCGCTACGGCCCGCGTCTGCTGCCGCTGGTGCTGCAGGTGTCGCCGGCCGTCCTGGAAGCCCGCCTGCGGCTGCGCGGACGCGAAAGCGAGGCGGAAATCCGCCAGCGGCTGGCGCGCGCTGCGGAACCGCTGCCGGCCCGCTGTTATGCCCTTAACAATGACGGTGCGCTGATCGATACGCTCGGCCAGCTGCGCCAACTGCTGGAGCATCCGCCATGCAACTGA
- the phnC gene encoding phosphonate ABC transporter ATP-binding protein has translation MAQALLKTVADNPHVAAHSSGHRVLSVRGLSKSWGENRVLDNVSFDLHAGELVAVIGRSGAGKSTLLHMLNGTIASSEGQILSLRQGQAERDVVTLNSRQMREWRSECGMIFQDFCLVPRLDVLTNVLLGRLSQTSTLKSFFKIFSDTDRARAIELLQWMNMLPQALQRAENLSGGQMQRVAICRALMQNPKILLADEPVASLDPKNTQRIMEVLRQVSGQGISVMVNLHSIELVQQYCSRVIGIQRGRVLFDGHPSALTDSLLHALYGDELNQLH, from the coding sequence ATGGCACAGGCGTTACTGAAAACCGTGGCCGACAACCCACACGTAGCGGCGCACAGCAGCGGCCACAGGGTGCTGTCGGTGCGGGGATTGAGCAAATCCTGGGGCGAAAACCGCGTGCTGGATAACGTCAGTTTCGATCTGCATGCGGGCGAGTTGGTGGCGGTGATTGGCCGCTCGGGCGCAGGCAAATCGACGCTGCTGCACATGCTCAATGGCACCATTGCCAGCAGCGAAGGGCAGATCCTCAGCCTGCGCCAGGGGCAGGCGGAGCGCGACGTGGTAACGCTCAACAGCCGCCAGATGCGCGAATGGCGCAGCGAATGCGGCATGATCTTTCAGGATTTCTGTCTGGTGCCGCGCCTCGATGTGCTGACCAACGTTCTGCTGGGCCGCCTGAGCCAGACCTCCACGCTGAAATCCTTTTTTAAAATTTTTTCAGACACTGACCGCGCGCGCGCTATCGAACTGCTGCAGTGGATGAACATGCTGCCGCAGGCGCTGCAGCGGGCGGAGAACCTCTCCGGCGGCCAGATGCAGCGCGTGGCCATCTGCCGTGCGCTGATGCAGAACCCGAAAATTCTGCTGGCTGACGAACCGGTTGCCTCGCTCGATCCGAAAAACACCCAGCGCATCATGGAGGTGCTGCGCCAGGTCAGCGGGCAGGGCATCAGCGTGATGGTCAACCTGCACTCGATCGAACTGGTGCAGCAGTATTGCTCACGCGTGATCGGCATTCAGCGCGGGCGGGTGCTGTTCGACGGTCACCCTTCAGCGTTAACCGACAGCCTGCTGCATGCGCTGTACGGCGACGAACTTAACCAGCTTCACTAA
- the phnD gene encoding phosphonate ABC transporter substrate-binding protein: MKLTSIALLTGALMAFGVNAADAPKELNLGILGGQNATQQIGDNQCVKTFFDKTLGVDTKLRNSSDYAGVIQGLLGKKIDLVLSMSPASFASVYLQDPKAVDVVGIVVDDKDGSQGYHSVVIVKADSPYKKLEDLKGKSFGMADPDSTSGFLMPNQAFKKAFGGSVDDKYNNTFSSVTFSGGHEQDILGVLNGQFDGAVTWTSLIGDRDSGYTSGAFGRLIRMDHPDLMKQIRIIWQSPLIPNGPILVSNALPADFKAKVVAAIKKLDKEDHGCFVKAVGGAQHIGPATVADYQNVIDMKRDLMKGSRG, translated from the coding sequence ATGAAACTGACTTCTATCGCTTTATTGACTGGCGCTCTGATGGCTTTTGGCGTTAACGCAGCGGATGCACCGAAAGAACTGAATCTGGGGATCCTGGGCGGGCAGAATGCCACCCAGCAGATCGGCGATAACCAGTGTGTTAAAACTTTCTTCGACAAAACGCTGGGCGTGGACACCAAACTGCGCAATTCGTCTGATTACGCCGGCGTGATCCAGGGCCTGCTGGGGAAAAAAATCGATCTGGTTCTGAGCATGTCACCGGCCTCGTTTGCCTCGGTCTATCTGCAGGACCCGAAAGCCGTGGACGTTGTCGGCATCGTGGTGGATGACAAAGACGGTTCCCAGGGCTATCACTCCGTGGTGATCGTGAAAGCCGACAGCCCGTACAAGAAACTGGAAGATCTGAAAGGCAAATCGTTTGGCATGGCCGATCCGGACTCCACTTCCGGCTTCCTGATGCCGAACCAGGCGTTTAAGAAAGCGTTTGGCGGCAGCGTGGATGATAAATACAACAACACCTTCTCCAGCGTGACCTTCTCCGGTGGTCATGAGCAGGATATCCTCGGCGTGCTGAACGGCCAGTTTGACGGCGCAGTGACCTGGACCTCGCTGATTGGCGACCGCGACAGCGGCTACACGTCGGGCGCGTTCGGACGCCTGATCCGCATGGATCACCCGGATCTGATGAAGCAGATCCGCATCATCTGGCAGTCGCCGCTGATCCCCAACGGCCCGATTCTGGTCAGCAACGCGCTGCCCGCTGATTTCAAAGCGAAAGTGGTGGCCGCCATCAAAAAGCTGGATAAAGAAGACCACGGCTGCTTTGTTAAAGCGGTCGGCGGTGCGCAGCACATCGGCCCGGCGACCGTGGCGGATTACCAGAATGTGATCGATATGAAGCGGGATTTAATGAAAGGATCGCGCGGCTGA
- a CDS encoding sugar ABC transporter ATP-binding protein: MAATPILEMRGITRRFGSFYALKGVDLTVWPGEVHALMGENGAGKSTLMKILAGAYTASSGEILIAGQPYAIKGPKEALAAGITLIYQEINLAPNLTVAENIFLGSELTRGVLVRRRQMAEEAQQVINRLGAQFSATDLVSRLSIAEQQQVEIARALHRNSRILVMDEPTAALSNRETEQLFALIKRLRSEGMAIIYISHRMAEVYELSDRVSVLRDGQYVGSLTRDQLNASELVRMMVGRPLSDLFNKTRDIPFGEIRLAVNHLTDGRKVHPSSLAVRAGEIVGLAGLVGAGRSELAQLIFGVSKPTGGDIWLDGSKVQIRSPREAIAHGIGFLTENRKEQGLFLEMAAQENIVMATLERDASYGLLNRRKGQKIASEAISTLNIRVPHAQVRAGGLSGGNQQKLLISRWVSIAPRILILDEPTRGVDVGAKSEIYRMMNDMAQQGVAILMISSELPEVVGMSDRVYVMREGTVAGELSGEAISQENIMTLATGAQPAQA, encoded by the coding sequence ATGGCGGCGACACCGATATTAGAAATGCGGGGCATTACCCGACGCTTTGGCAGCTTTTATGCGCTCAAGGGCGTAGACCTGACGGTCTGGCCCGGTGAGGTGCATGCGCTGATGGGCGAAAACGGTGCCGGAAAAAGTACCCTGATGAAAATTCTGGCCGGTGCTTATACCGCCAGCAGTGGAGAGATTCTGATTGCGGGCCAGCCTTACGCCATTAAAGGGCCAAAAGAGGCGCTGGCGGCGGGCATTACCCTGATTTACCAGGAGATCAATCTGGCACCCAATCTCACGGTGGCGGAGAACATTTTTCTCGGCAGCGAGCTGACACGCGGCGTGCTGGTGAGGCGCCGCCAGATGGCTGAAGAGGCGCAGCAGGTGATCAACCGGCTGGGGGCGCAGTTCAGCGCGACCGATCTGGTCAGCCGGCTGAGCATCGCCGAGCAGCAGCAGGTCGAGATTGCCCGTGCGCTGCACCGCAACAGCCGCATTCTGGTGATGGATGAACCCACCGCCGCACTCTCCAATCGCGAAACCGAACAGCTGTTTGCGCTGATAAAGCGCCTGCGCAGCGAAGGCATGGCCATCATCTACATCAGCCACCGCATGGCGGAGGTGTATGAGCTTTCCGATCGCGTCAGCGTGCTGCGCGATGGCCAGTACGTTGGCAGCCTGACGCGCGATCAGCTGAACGCCAGTGAACTGGTGCGCATGATGGTCGGCCGTCCGCTGAGCGATCTGTTTAATAAAACCCGCGATATTCCGTTCGGCGAGATCCGGCTGGCGGTTAATCATCTGACCGACGGCCGCAAAGTGCACCCCAGCAGCCTGGCGGTACGCGCCGGCGAGATTGTCGGGCTGGCGGGACTGGTCGGGGCCGGCCGCAGCGAACTGGCGCAGCTGATTTTTGGCGTCAGCAAGCCCACCGGCGGCGACATCTGGCTGGATGGCAGCAAAGTGCAAATCCGTTCACCGCGGGAAGCGATCGCGCATGGCATCGGCTTTCTCACCGAGAACCGCAAAGAGCAGGGGCTGTTCCTGGAGATGGCGGCGCAGGAGAACATTGTGATGGCCACGCTGGAGCGCGACGCCAGCTATGGCCTGCTGAACCGGCGTAAAGGACAGAAGATTGCCAGCGAGGCAATCAGCACCCTCAATATTCGCGTGCCGCATGCCCAGGTGCGGGCCGGCGGATTATCCGGCGGCAACCAGCAAAAGCTGCTGATCTCGCGCTGGGTGTCGATTGCGCCGCGCATTCTGATTCTGGATGAGCCAACGCGTGGCGTCGACGTCGGCGCGAAAAGTGAAATCTACCGCATGATGAACGACATGGCGCAGCAGGGCGTGGCCATTCTGATGATCTCCAGCGAGCTGCCGGAAGTGGTGGGCATGAGCGATCGCGTTTATGTGATGCGCGAAGGCACGGTGGCCGGGGAGCTGAGCGGTGAAGCAATTAGCCAGGAAAATATTATGACACTGGCCACCGGCGCGCAGCCGGCTCAGGCCTGA
- the phnE gene encoding phosphonate ABC transporter, permease protein PhnE: MISLAPDVAHLKQQHAALFAAQNRYLRRIALLALAVLLYYLFFFAVYGIEWSRFLLGCQQLGRYFLRMFVWQDFRNWPFGYYFQQVGITLAIVFAGTLTASLLALPLSFLAARNVMHDRLTRPVSLLVRRLLDVLRGIDMAIWGLIFVRAVGMGPLAGVLAIVMQDIGLLGKLYAEGHEAVERGPGRGLSAAGANSLQKYRFGIFTQSFPTFLALSLYQIESNTRSAAVLGFVGAGGVGLVYAENMRLWNWDVVMFLTLILVAVVMTMDAISSRLRRRYISGKAVPLWQPAARD; the protein is encoded by the coding sequence ATGATCAGCTTAGCGCCGGATGTGGCCCATCTGAAACAGCAGCACGCCGCCCTGTTTGCCGCGCAAAACCGCTACCTGCGTCGCATTGCGCTGCTGGCGCTGGCGGTGCTGCTCTATTACCTGTTCTTTTTCGCCGTCTACGGCATTGAGTGGAGCCGGTTTTTGCTGGGCTGCCAGCAGCTCGGGCGCTACTTTCTGCGCATGTTTGTCTGGCAGGATTTCCGCAACTGGCCGTTTGGTTACTATTTTCAGCAGGTGGGGATCACGCTGGCGATTGTGTTTGCCGGTACGCTCACCGCTTCGCTGCTGGCGCTGCCGCTGTCGTTTCTGGCCGCCCGCAATGTGATGCACGATCGGCTGACGCGCCCGGTTTCGCTGCTGGTACGTCGCCTGCTGGATGTGCTGCGCGGTATTGATATGGCGATCTGGGGGCTGATTTTTGTGCGTGCCGTCGGCATGGGGCCACTGGCGGGCGTGCTGGCGATTGTCATGCAGGACATCGGGCTGCTCGGCAAGCTCTACGCTGAAGGGCACGAAGCGGTCGAACGCGGACCGGGGCGCGGCCTGAGCGCGGCCGGAGCCAACAGCCTGCAGAAATACCGCTTCGGCATTTTTACGCAGTCCTTCCCGACCTTTCTGGCGCTCAGTCTCTATCAGATAGAGTCCAACACCCGCTCGGCGGCGGTGCTGGGCTTTGTTGGCGCGGGCGGTGTCGGGCTGGTCTACGCCGAGAACATGCGCCTGTGGAACTGGGACGTCGTGATGTTCCTTACGCTGATCCTGGTTGCAGTGGTGATGACGATGGATGCGATCTCCAGCCGGCTGCGCAGGCGCTATATCAGCGGGAAAGCGGTGCCGCTGTGGCAGCCTGCCGCGCGCGACTGA
- the phnP gene encoding phosphonate metabolism protein PhnP, whose amino-acid sequence MQLTFLGTGGVTAAPLFGCDCAACECARRDPARVRRATSALIDTGRERILLDAGLTDLQQRFQPGALSRILLTHFHMDHVAGLFSLRWGKGAAIPVWAPPDDKGCDDLLRHPGLLDFRPALTPFVPYRFGELQVTPLPLQHSRLTWGYLFDWHGTRLAWLCDTCGLPPDTADFLQGQPLDQLIIDCNDPPRETARNHNDLSRALQLVLQLAPRQTWLIHLSHEMDNWLLNNGLPENVQAARDGQTLCVGARLAVTV is encoded by the coding sequence ATGCAACTGACCTTTCTTGGTACCGGCGGCGTAACGGCCGCGCCGCTGTTTGGCTGTGACTGCGCCGCCTGCGAATGCGCGCGCCGCGATCCGGCCCGTGTCCGGCGCGCCACCAGCGCGCTGATCGACACCGGCCGCGAACGAATTCTGCTTGACGCCGGCTTAACCGATCTGCAGCAGCGCTTTCAGCCCGGCGCGCTGAGCCGCATTCTGCTGACCCACTTTCACATGGATCATGTCGCCGGTCTGTTCAGCCTGCGCTGGGGAAAAGGCGCAGCGATTCCGGTCTGGGCGCCGCCGGACGACAAAGGCTGCGACGATCTGCTCCGCCATCCCGGCCTGCTTGATTTTCGCCCGGCGCTGACGCCCTTTGTGCCATACCGCTTTGGCGAACTGCAGGTGACGCCGCTGCCGCTGCAGCACTCCCGGCTCACCTGGGGTTATCTGTTTGACTGGCACGGCACGCGGCTGGCATGGCTGTGCGACACCTGCGGCCTGCCGCCGGACACCGCCGATTTTCTGCAGGGCCAGCCGCTCGACCAGTTGATCATCGACTGCAACGATCCGCCGCGCGAGACGGCCCGTAACCACAACGATCTCAGCCGGGCACTGCAACTTGTGCTGCAGCTGGCACCGCGGCAGACGTGGCTTATCCATCTCAGTCATGAAATGGATAACTGGTTGCTGAACAATGGGTTGCCGGAAAATGTGCAGGCCGCGCGCGACGGACAGACGCTTTGCGTCGGTGCGCGTCTCGCTGTCACGGTTTAA
- a CDS encoding ATP-binding protein yields MRHSLHWHAGARGRLLLFNLLVVSVTLAVSLVAIFGFRHAGHIQEQAQAQTLADMNGSLALARDTANVATAAVRLSQVVGALEYQSESARLQQTQQALQQALAQLGRAPLAAQQPVLLGHIREGSQRLEQSISQLLLRGHQRHLQRNDMLSGLWQAQLLLAHINDLTGDAAFLPLRQQTEALLNVAIHSAAPQAAVQQLSRVLPVWAALPLPDTLGVQRDRLLSTLKQLQPVAGQLEQSDIAIAYATYRIKALVAMLNEDITRYVQLVARQSETRSATAHHELDSIIGFIGLFMLLALLITGYAGFYIYRNLGSSLTAIAQAMTQLAQGEKSVNVPGVARRDELGDLARAFNVFARNTASLAHTSQLLREKSTQLESTFLAMRDGFALFDNSGQLVVWNAQYAELLGIAPRELHRGLHYQQLLTRMGVRLSSLHDAQEVRLADGRTLELRFSPVPRRGMVNTVLERTTRKALEAALLHSQKMKAVGQLTGGLAHDFNNLLAVIIGSLALTVDQLPPGTLATRIERARQAADRAAQLTQRLLAFSRKQALYPRAVSVVELVENLQSLLQHSLLPGQQLVVDAQRPGWPAWIDAGQLENALMNLVVNARDAMEKQSGEIRLRIWNQRTVEAAGKRDCVTIEVIDHGCGMSAAVREQVFEPFFTTKATGSGSGLGLSMVYGFVRQSGGQIELETAPGQGTTVRLRLPRAPEAAQPLTPAPQVVPPLRPDRLVLVLDDEPAVRQTLCDHLHQLGYLTLECGDGESALALLRQTPDIDLLISDLMLPGALNGADVIRQAQQQWPQLATLLISGQDLRQSQVMLPLCERLAKPWHQAQLEQALARAWQRSERLSRARQAATAAPLSR; encoded by the coding sequence ATGCGGCACAGTCTGCACTGGCACGCAGGCGCGCGCGGTCGTCTGCTGCTGTTTAACCTGCTGGTGGTGAGCGTTACGCTGGCGGTGAGTCTGGTGGCGATTTTTGGTTTTCGCCACGCGGGTCACATTCAGGAACAGGCGCAGGCGCAGACGCTGGCCGATATGAACGGCAGCCTGGCGCTGGCGCGCGATACCGCCAACGTTGCCACGGCGGCGGTGCGGCTCTCCCAGGTGGTGGGCGCCCTGGAGTATCAGAGCGAATCCGCCCGCCTGCAGCAGACGCAGCAGGCACTGCAGCAGGCGCTGGCACAGCTGGGCCGCGCACCGCTGGCGGCGCAGCAGCCGGTGTTGCTGGGCCACATTCGCGAAGGCAGCCAGAGGCTGGAGCAGAGCATCAGTCAGCTGCTGCTCCGGGGCCATCAGCGCCACCTGCAGCGCAACGACATGCTGAGCGGTCTGTGGCAGGCGCAGCTGTTACTGGCCCATATCAATGACCTCACCGGCGACGCCGCCTTTCTGCCGCTGCGCCAGCAGACCGAAGCGCTGCTGAACGTGGCGATCCACTCCGCCGCGCCGCAGGCGGCGGTGCAGCAGCTCAGCCGCGTGCTGCCGGTCTGGGCGGCCCTGCCGCTGCCGGACACACTGGGGGTGCAGCGCGACCGGCTGCTCAGCACGCTGAAACAGCTGCAGCCGGTGGCCGGACAGCTGGAGCAGAGCGATATCGCCATTGCGTATGCCACCTACCGCATCAAGGCGCTGGTGGCGATGCTGAACGAGGACATCACCCGCTATGTGCAGCTGGTGGCGCGGCAGAGCGAGACGCGCAGTGCCACCGCCCATCATGAGCTGGACTCTATTATCGGTTTTATCGGCCTGTTTATGCTGCTGGCGCTGCTGATTACCGGCTACGCCGGCTTCTACATTTACCGCAATCTGGGCTCCAGCCTGACGGCCATCGCGCAGGCGATGACGCAGCTGGCGCAGGGTGAAAAAAGCGTTAACGTGCCGGGAGTGGCCCGGCGGGATGAGCTGGGCGATTTGGCTCGCGCCTTCAACGTCTTTGCGCGCAACACCGCCTCGCTGGCCCACACCTCACAGCTGTTGCGCGAGAAAAGCACACAGCTGGAATCCACCTTCCTTGCCATGCGCGACGGCTTTGCGCTGTTCGATAACAGCGGCCAGCTGGTGGTATGGAACGCGCAGTACGCCGAACTGCTGGGCATTGCCCCGCGTGAACTGCACCGCGGCCTGCACTATCAGCAGCTTCTGACGCGCATGGGCGTCCGGCTCAGCAGCCTGCACGATGCGCAGGAAGTGCGGCTGGCGGACGGCCGCACGCTGGAGCTGCGCTTCAGCCCGGTGCCGCGGCGCGGAATGGTGAACACCGTGCTGGAACGCACCACACGTAAAGCGCTGGAAGCCGCCCTGCTGCACAGTCAGAAAATGAAGGCCGTGGGTCAGCTGACCGGCGGTCTGGCACACGATTTTAATAACCTGCTGGCGGTGATCATCGGCAGCCTGGCGCTGACCGTCGATCAGCTGCCGCCCGGCACGCTGGCGACCCGCATTGAACGGGCGCGGCAGGCCGCTGACCGCGCGGCGCAACTGACCCAGCGCCTGCTGGCCTTTTCGCGCAAACAGGCCCTTTATCCGCGCGCTGTGTCGGTGGTGGAACTGGTGGAAAATCTGCAGTCGCTGTTACAGCATTCGCTGCTGCCAGGTCAGCAGCTGGTGGTGGATGCGCAGCGCCCCGGCTGGCCGGCGTGGATTGATGCCGGTCAGCTGGAGAACGCCCTGATGAATCTGGTGGTGAACGCGCGCGATGCCATGGAAAAGCAGAGCGGCGAAATCCGTCTGCGTATCTGGAATCAGCGGACGGTGGAAGCGGCGGGTAAACGCGATTGCGTCACCATTGAGGTCATCGATCATGGCTGTGGCATGTCTGCCGCCGTGCGGGAACAGGTGTTTGAACCCTTTTTCACCACCAAAGCCACCGGCAGCGGCAGCGGCCTCGGGCTGTCGATGGTGTATGGCTTTGTGCGCCAGTCCGGCGGGCAGATTGAACTGGAAACCGCGCCGGGTCAGGGCACCACGGTGCGCCTGCGTCTGCCGCGCGCACCGGAAGCGGCGCAGCCGCTGACGCCGGCACCGCAGGTGGTGCCGCCTCTCCGGCCGGACCGTCTGGTGCTGGTGCTGGATGACGAACCGGCGGTACGCCAGACGTTATGCGATCATCTGCACCAGCTGGGCTACCTGACGCTGGAGTGCGGCGACGGCGAAAGCGCGCTGGCGCTGCTGCGCCAGACGCCGGATATCGATCTGCTGATCAGCGACCTGATGCTGCCCGGTGCACTGAACGGGGCCGATGTGATTCGCCAGGCGCAGCAGCAGTGGCCGCAGCTGGCGACGCTGTTAATTAGCGGACAGGATCTGCGCCAGAGCCAGGTGATGCTGCCGCTGTGTGAGCGGCTGGCAAAGCCCTGGCATCAGGCGCAGCTGGAGCAGGCGCTGGCGCGCGCCTGGCAGCGCAGCGAACGCCTCAGTCGCGCGCGGCAGGCTGCCACAGCGGCACCGCTTTCCCGCTGA
- the phnE gene encoding phosphonate ABC transporter, permease protein PhnE has translation MTDFEHYYQRIRRQQKRDTLLWSLLLVALYLAAGKVAEFNLVTVWQSLPHFFDYLGQTLPVLHLPVLFADGKTEGSLAWWGYRLHFQLPLIWETLQLALSSTLIAVGIAGVLAFFAADNTQTPRSLRIAIRAFVAFLRTMPELAWAVMFVMAFGIGAIPGFLALALHTIGSLTKLFYEAIESASDKPVRGLAACGASKLQRMRFAFWPQVKPAFLSYSFMRLEINFRSSTILGLVGAGGIGQELMTNIKLDRYDQVSMTLLLIIVVVSLLDTLSGWLRRRVVEGVKA, from the coding sequence TTGACCGATTTCGAACACTACTACCAACGTATCCGCCGTCAGCAGAAGCGCGACACGCTGCTGTGGTCGCTGCTGCTGGTGGCGCTCTATCTCGCCGCCGGAAAGGTGGCGGAATTTAACCTTGTCACCGTCTGGCAATCGCTGCCGCACTTTTTTGATTACCTTGGCCAGACGCTGCCGGTGCTGCATCTGCCGGTGCTGTTCGCCGATGGCAAAACCGAAGGCTCGCTGGCCTGGTGGGGCTACCGGCTGCACTTTCAGCTGCCGCTGATCTGGGAGACGCTGCAGCTGGCGCTGTCGTCAACGCTGATCGCGGTGGGCATCGCCGGCGTGCTGGCCTTTTTCGCCGCCGATAACACCCAGACGCCGCGCAGCCTGCGTATCGCCATCCGCGCCTTTGTGGCCTTTCTGCGCACCATGCCGGAGCTGGCGTGGGCGGTGATGTTTGTCATGGCGTTTGGTATCGGCGCAATTCCCGGCTTTCTGGCGCTGGCGCTGCACACCATCGGCAGCCTCACCAAGCTGTTCTATGAAGCGATTGAGAGTGCATCGGACAAGCCGGTACGCGGGCTGGCCGCCTGCGGCGCCAGCAAACTGCAGCGCATGCGATTTGCCTTCTGGCCACAGGTTAAGCCCGCGTTTCTCTCCTACAGCTTTATGCGGCTGGAGATCAACTTTCGCTCCTCCACCATTCTCGGGCTGGTTGGGGCAGGCGGCATTGGCCAGGAGCTGATGACCAATATCAAACTGGACCGTTACGATCAGGTCAGCATGACGCTGCTGCTGATCATTGTGGTGGTGTCACTGCTGGATACGCTCTCCGGCTGGCTGCGCCGCCGCGTAGTGGAAGGAGTAAAAGCATGA
- the phnM gene encoding alpha-D-ribose 1-methylphosphonate 5-triphosphate diphosphatase codes for MIVNNVRLVLENEVVSGSLEMRDGRIASFSDSGSQLPGALEGEGAFLLPGLVELHTDNLDKFFTPRPKVDWPAHSAMSSHDALMVASGITTVLDAIGVGDVRDGGHRLDNLSKMIGAIQQSNRKGVNRADHQLHLRCELPHHTTLPLFEALMDTPELALVSLMDHSPGQRQYVSLEMYRLYYQGKYQLNDAQMDQFEREQRALAAEFSTPNRNAIAGLCRARGIPLASHDDATAAHVAESHAAGSAIAEFPTTLAAARASRDCGMQVLMGAPNIVRGGSHSGNVAAWELAGHGLLDILSSDYYPASLLDAVFRLVDDERNSLTLPQAVALVTRNPARAIGLHDRGVLAEGLRADLVLAHTDHGHVHIRHVWSQGRQVF; via the coding sequence ATGATCGTGAATAATGTCCGGCTGGTGCTGGAAAATGAGGTGGTCAGCGGGTCGCTGGAGATGCGTGACGGCCGGATTGCCAGCTTCAGCGACAGCGGCAGCCAGCTGCCCGGTGCGCTGGAGGGGGAAGGCGCTTTTCTGCTGCCGGGGCTGGTGGAGCTGCACACCGATAATCTGGATAAATTCTTTACGCCGCGCCCGAAAGTGGACTGGCCGGCCCATTCGGCGATGAGCAGTCACGATGCGCTGATGGTTGCCAGCGGCATCACCACCGTGCTGGATGCGATTGGCGTCGGCGATGTGCGTGACGGCGGCCACCGGCTGGACAACCTGAGCAAAATGATCGGCGCGATTCAGCAGAGCAACCGCAAAGGCGTTAACCGCGCCGATCACCAGCTGCATCTGCGCTGCGAGCTTCCGCATCACACCACGCTGCCGCTGTTTGAAGCGCTGATGGACACGCCGGAGCTGGCGCTGGTCTCGCTGATGGACCACTCGCCGGGCCAGCGTCAGTATGTATCGCTGGAAATGTACCGCCTCTACTATCAGGGCAAATACCAGCTGAACGATGCGCAGATGGATCAGTTTGAACGTGAGCAGCGGGCACTGGCGGCGGAGTTCTCCACGCCGAACCGCAATGCCATCGCCGGCTTGTGCCGCGCGCGCGGCATTCCGCTGGCCAGTCACGATGATGCCACCGCCGCACACGTGGCGGAGTCACACGCGGCAGGCAGCGCCATCGCGGAGTTTCCGACCACGCTGGCCGCCGCACGCGCCTCACGCGATTGCGGCATGCAGGTGCTGATGGGCGCACCGAATATCGTGCGCGGCGGGTCGCACTCCGGCAATGTGGCGGCATGGGAGCTGGCAGGTCACGGCCTGCTCGACATTCTCTCTTCCGACTACTATCCGGCCAGCCTGCTGGATGCGGTGTTCCGCCTGGTGGACGACGAACGCAACAGCCTGACGCTGCCGCAGGCGGTGGCGCTGGTGACGCGCAACCCGGCGCGTGCCATTGGCCTGCACGACCGCGGCGTACTGGCCGAAGGGCTGCGCGCCGATCTGGTGCTGGCGCATACCGATCACGGGCACGTTCATATCCGCCACGTCTGGTCGCAGGGCAGGCAGGTATTCTGA